A region of the Ochotona princeps isolate mOchPri1 chromosome 9, mOchPri1.hap1, whole genome shotgun sequence genome:
AAATCTCAATATCTTGAATTGCAAAacaaggaagtgagagagatcatCTCATTGGAGtattgtgaaagaaaataaaaagatgagaaCCTGGTGAGCGACAAGTGACTGTTAGCAACGATCAAGAAGAAGAAGGGCATGAAAGAGAGGAGTCAGGGAGGGTTTCCAAGAAGAGGAGACACTCAACATGAGCTGTGTGGTGAGGGTACACGAGCATTGTTCAGGCAGAGGGATGAACTGGAGCAGTTCCAAGAGAAGAAAGTGTCTGGCTTCCCAGAGACGTTAGGCACTGCCTCAATACAGCGTAGTCTCGTTCTGGtgtctgaagtcagaaaccaggagcttcctccaggtctccggcATGGGAGCAggtctccaaggctttgggccctcctccactgctttcccagaccataagcagggagctggatgggaagtagagcagccaggatatgaattggtgctCACATAGGATGTTGATGTCTCTAGCAGAGACTTAACCTACAAAGGCCATGGCACTAGCCCCTAATCATTATCTTTTGAGGAGAGCTTCTGTTACCTCTGAGGACACTCAGTCAGAGGTAGGGAGAAATCAGGTAGAGCTCCAGGCAAAAGTGCCTGTGGCAGAAAGAAGAAGATGACTGGCCAGGTGGCTCATGGGCAGAGCTGAGAGCTGTTGAAGGTCCAGAATCTCAAAGGACTGCTGACATCTTAGAATTGGAGGTGATCCTATGCTGGaccatgtctttttaaaatttaatttaattgtaatgtatttttaatattgttggcatagttgagaggaatacagctccatgcaggtctccaatcagggtgggaagggtcaaggcgTGGAGGAAGGTAGGTAAGGCAAATGTTTCAACTTCTTTTTCACCTGTGTCTAcagtgggggaaggggaagggaccACTTTGCTATCAAACTACATTGGCACCCAGGGATGGTGGACAGTCACTTGATGTTGCCTTAGAGagcccaatgtggggaagagtgttcttaGCATGTTactagagtggttttgatagttctgagatgttactggcttcattgcaccacggttgagaaaaatctttccaaagtctgttgACTGACCAGATCTACCTTAGTGCAACCCCAGGTCCAGGAATGTTTAAAGGTTGGGCAgcagagtggtccaacctgttctgctttccctcctcagatgagtcactccccatcCTCCGTTGGCCTACATGAGTTGGCtgtcatgtctgctgtgtgtacctgtgcatgctgtccattgcacaggcatcagaaaCTGAGAAGCCGCATCCTGATACATCTACCACACATGCTGTGATTCTCCATGTGGCCAGAATTTGAGCCCAGCCATccagctggggagtcccccaagaaacctcacctggggtgacctcagacttcaTTCTGGTGTGcgtcagccagtgcagggtcagattcAGTCCATCGTCTGCACCAGCCAACACCAGCTGCCTAGTGAGTTCCACCCTTAGCCCcaactctcatgtgaactgatatGTGCTGTGGTCAAGCCCGGCCAGCCCAACCCATCATAGATCTGGTCTTTACACATATCAGTGGGTGCCAAGGTCTAGTCGGGGTGACCTCCAATAACCCCCCACTAGGCCCTCCATCAGCCCCGGTTTTGCTCCTGTTTTGTGCTATAGCCAAGCCTGATCTGTCTAGTATCCCATCTGGCTATTGTGTACACCTTTGGGTGCTACAGCTTCCTTCAGTGTGAATCATTTCCAAACCCTGCCCActcacatgctgatgggtgctatagATTTGcccaggctgttccactcccagctctgactcttaCACTTACCAGTGGCAGCTACAGCCTAGCGAGAGGGCGgggtccccagagttcccctccAAGACTGTCTTCATTCCTGAatcctgtgcatgctggtgggtgctacaacccatCCTAGGATGACCTACCCGCAGCCACAGCTCTCATAGGCATGTGTTGCAGCCTCGCCCACCTGGACCATGTCTTGTGTCCTCAGTTTCTTGAAAGGCCAGGTAGAGGAGTAGGCTCTTGGTTCAGCAAGactcccacattccatattggaacaCCTCGGTTCCATTCCTGTTTGCTTCCTGATCAtatagaccctggaaggcagccgtGACAGCTGAAATAGTTGGGCTTACCATCTTTGGGGGAGACTTGAACAGAGGTGCTGGTTCCTGGATCCAGCTTCTGCAGACATTTGCAGGAaatggaccagtgaatggaagcacAATTTGCCTGCCTCTTGAAAAGCTCCACTATTCCCACAGTCCTCTGCCCACCTCTCTATGCCTTTCCCACTGCAAAGCAGGAAAATTCAGCTCAGGGCAGCAAGGTTGTCCCAGGTCATGCAGTTGGCTGGGCCACAACTGGATTGCAGCTCAGCACGCCTTTGGCTATGACATTAGTTCCTAAACCTGTTTTTTTCCTCTCACTTGTTAATGGAACTTTTAAAACATACAGTCCCTCTGGCCACTCTTACTGGATGTGAACTGGATTCTGGGAATCTCTATTTCACTGAAGACCTCTGGGTCCCTTAAACATCTGGCCTCTTCTGCATGGCCCCCAGGGGCTTAGTGCCACCATCGCTCACTGAGTCCATGTAGAGAACATCTGTTGCTTTGTGGGTACCAGTCTTCTCCTTTTAGAAACAGCTCTGCCACTGTGCCATGGGACTGTCAATCATGTGGCCTCAGCTCTACCACAGGACCGGGACTGGGAACCCAACAGATCACTTGACCTGCAGATGGTCAAGTGACTCCAGGTGACCAATCAAAATCCTTTCTGAGGCTTTTGCCTTGGCGGGAAAGCTGGCCTCTCTCACAAGAGCACAGGTCAGCCTGTGGCTCCCAGCTACCCTCTTTGCCTCAGCCAGCTGGCCAGTCCTGATGGAGAGGAAGCTGAAGAATGaatgctgacttttttttttcaagtcctttcttttttaatttgtaaaagctAATATGTTAGGGTCTATATATCTTTGTTTTTGCCTATTTGAGCTGAAGGTTGATCACTTGTAACTTGAAGGTCCCTACCCATAGACTCCCTGCGGTTGGTTCTGGGGCTTTGCTGGAGCGGATTAGGCATCCACCAGAGGGGAAGAGATTTGGTCTGGGTTGGGGATCCAACACAGGACTGAATGGAATAAGAAAGATTAACTCGAAACTTAAACATCTAGAAcaaacactttcttctctttgttcATCTGTTCATACCCTCATGCATTTtgtgcactggccattgtgcaaatgatgaaagagaaagacagagtctTGCCTTCAAGGAGTTTAGCAAGGGAGAAGAATCAACCAGGTTATTTCCACACAGGTAGACATGCCTTGTGATTGAGAAAGAGCAGAGCCTTCTGAAGTCTAGAGAGGGAGCCTGGGCCTGCCTGTGCTGTGGCCGTCTGCAAGGACCGCCTCTGAGGCCAGGCTGTGTTTGGCAGTTTGCTCTTGCTCCTCCTGGCTCTGTCAAAGCCCACGCATAGCCGAGTACTGCAGTGGCTCCCCAAGGTGCCTCCATCAGCTGCCCCATGCCTCTTTCTCTTCTATATTCAGTCGCCCTACTTTCAACTCTGTGTCTGATTGAACAAAATGTAGAAAATCAAAATCAGTGAGACCAATGCAACTAAGTAAAAGCTCTTGCCTTCACCTGACGTACCTATATAGTATTGATTTTTTCCATACAACCTGCCTAGAAAGCCAGTCTAGGAatcctccttctgtttctccttgtacTCATATTTTATGCCCACTGTACTGTCAAAATGCCTCTATCTCACCCACTCTTCAAAGAATGATTGAGTTAGACTGCGCATCTAGATTCATGGCTGTGAGGATTCACTGTTGAGAGAATATGTAGAGGCTTCATTTCTCAAGGAGTTGACCTAACAGGTAGAGCAAGAGCTTTCCTTCAAGCGTGCCGTTGGAATCTTGTCCCCTGGTTGGTCAGAGGATAATTGCAGTTGAGCTATGACAGATGAGCGCAGGCATGCTAGACCTGTGCACTGCCATGTTGGAGGTGGTGGCTGAAGCATACTCTGAGCGAAGATGACAAAGTATCTAAAAAAGTTCATGTAATGTGGAGATGGCTTTGGACTTCAGCAGGTACCAGTAACCCTTGAAAGATACAGGTAGATAAGGGCACAGTCATAAGGCTGTGTTTTCGGATGGTCACTGGGGTTACAGTGGTAAAGCTTTATCAAGCACTCCAGGACTTGTTAAAAACACTTCTTGGGTCCATTTCTAGAGATATCATTTCTGACTGTGGATGCAACTGTGGCCAAGTCATGGTAATGTTGATCTTGCTGACTCTGCAACCACATGTTCGGAGCTCCTGGAGAGGATATTTCAGGATGGTTGTGTATTAGGGCAGCTCCTGTCATCTAGCTGCATTGTTAGGGCACTGGTTCCAGGGCTTCCCTCTCTATATCAGAATCTGAGGATGTGGCAGATGTGGGATAGCCATTGAAGCCACCGCTTGGGCTGCTTGCACTCCGCATCAGAACGTTGGCTCAAGGCCTGGCTAGCACGGCCAGGAAGGCGGCAGGTGACGCCAAGTGCTTGTGAGGGACCTGGGGGTGGCTCTTGCTCTGTTTTCGGCCTGACCCCGATCTGACTGTtgtcagggtgggggtgggatgtTGGGGACAGACGTGCATTTGGAGAGTTTACCGGtgagtgggagatctctctctctctgtacctcgcTATCTTTCCAAGTCTCTatctttctacttttcaaataaataaataattttaaaataaaaagcctaAAATCTCTGGATGCCCATTTTCCTTATACAAAAGAAAAGGACTTACATAGTCTATGCACATTCTCCTGCATACATTAAATCACCCCGAGATCACTTATACCACCTAATTTAATGTCCATATTGTGAATACAGTTATGATGCTTATTGATCTCTATCTGTATTTTTTAGGGCATTTCTGTTGttacgttttcttttttttgcccctggtcttctttctcttcttcttcttcttcttctttttttttttacgtgtTCTATCCATGGCTGTCTGGGTCCACAACTGTTACAGATAATGGACTGCATGATGGACAGGAGAGAGAGGGTGCTGCAGGGGTGAGGTTGTCATTCAGCTGGGGAGGAGGTGTGACCCTGAACTCTCCTCCCGCCAAGCCCAATGGTCCCTCACCCGCTgacaccttgacacagttttcatCAAGATGCTTCCTCCCAACTGTGATGCCCCCCCGCTCCTGGTGCTTCCAAACTCTTCTGATGATGTCTTCTGTGTGAAGAAaaggggcagcaggtgctgtagcttgAACTCCCAGCCTCTCCGCTGTGAGCAGAGCCGGAGTGCCCCTCGGTTTGGTACCTAACTGCCTGTTTTCTAGGTTTTTCTCTGGTCTGTAAGAGCCTCAGGGTCAAGCTGCTATtggtctcctctttctctgtactgCTGCCCACCTCCTATGAGTCAGTGTATAGTTCCCCCTGTCACCTTTGTGACAGATTTACTTTCTGAACATTTCAATATCTTCATTGGTAAAATGGCACTAGAAATAGAAATTGCCTACTAAACAGTGCTGGGGGGGGGTGAAATAAGTGATTGGCACATAGTAAACATTAACtactattattgttgttttatgGAGGGTAATTGCATGACTTTGGTCCAATTATTTAGCTGGTCTAAACCTCAGTATTGTCCCACTCAACAATCATTCTTCAGCTAGACGTTGGCGGGGTTCAGCGAGATTttttgggagggtgggtgggcaggaagtcctagagtacttcagaaagttcatggagagaCAGGGTTAAAAGACAGTCCCCCTCCAACTTTTAAAGTGGCCTTGTAGGTGGAGTCTAATGATTAATTCCCTCTCCCTTGGGACTCTCCTGGCCCACCCTTTAGCCTTTTGACTACTCCAGGGTGTTTTACCCCTCAGTGGGCTGACAGGATGACAATGGGAAGAAAGTGTTGGGGATTGTGGCAGAGCTCCCAGGCATTGTTTGGAAACAAAGAACATTCCTTTCAACTTCTGAAAGATCTACATCCCATTAACACTTGTTCCCCTCACCGCTGGTTTCCGAAAGAGCTGGGGATAGACTAGTCTTGGgtgaaataaaatgagaaatgaaatcaATTCAGTCACTTCAAAGAAGCTTGACAAAGCCAGTGTTTTGGGTATTTCCTCCATCTTTTCAGTTTGTCCAGGTTCTTCCCCAAAGGAGCAAACCGAAAGATAGTAGCTAAAGCTTTGAAGATGTGGCCCCTGGTTAGCTTTCTGCTTGAAAATATGCCCCTGTTCCTGtcctgttggttttgtttctaGATCCTTCTTTGAAAGAGGTCtctaacatgaaaagaaaaaccttttATGAAGCTGTCTAGTAGGGAATTTATAGATGAAGCTGGATGGACACCTTTTAGCATTTTCTAGCTTCAGAATTATTTATGGTAGGGAAGCAATGCTTCCTGTGTACTTAGCATGTATGTGAAAAACTATGTACTGATCTAATTGTATGTTATTGCAAAGAAACCACAGAGAATTCTGGAATGCAATGTTTTTGTCCTCTTCCCAAATCTTCAGCCAATTTGTCTTAACATAAAAACACTCAACTCGCATGCTCATACTGTTGGGCTGAAATTGTGACagctttgttcattttaaaacttgATTCGCTTTATAATGTCCATCTTTGTGGCATCCAAATGCAGCTGTAAAGTAatgtttccttcctctttcttcatcACATCTCTAAACAAACAGAACCATCCCAGGACTCCCCTAGGGCAGTGGAGTCCTTGGGCATGACAGAAGACACCATCAAAATTAGCTTATTTTTTCTTGTGTATTCCTTTCTAAATTGTAAGTGCTCCCCTTCTATCTCAGCTCTCAATTATTATCTACAAACTAAATTGCACAATGCTGGAGACCTCTGGGACTCTCTGGATTGAGTCCGAGGGTGGATTTGTATTGTGTTCAAGAGCGGGCTGACTTTCTGGAATGAAGTGGGCATGTGTCCAATTTTCAGACGATTCCCTGGCCGTGTGAAGCTGAGGCACCTTAAGAAGGGACTGGAATGGCTCCCTTCCATTCGCACAGCCAGCCTCTGCATCCTCCGTTCTTTCCTGACCCTTGGGCACGAGGAGTTGTTTTCCTAGCAGGGAACACTCTCAGGCTAAGGGCTTGCCCAGACTTAGTGATTCTAAGGAACACCTTCCTGGTTCCCAAGTGAGTCATTCCAGGGCTGCACTCCAGCCCTGGGCCACAAAGGGGCACACAGTGCAATGTTTAAGAGCGCCCCCGCTTTGGAAGGGCTTTGAACTCCTCAGCTTCTGTGGATTGGCCCTCCCTTTGAATTTGGGACATAGGGGGCGGGACAGTTTGAAGTTATGTAGGTAGGATTTAGGATCCAAAAGAAGGCTTCCAGACAAGACTTTAAAGCCTCGAATAAATTATGCTAGGGGGGTCAAAGACagtaattatttattgatttatgggTGATGTGAATTAAAATCTCAAAGACTGTTCAGGGAACTGAAGAGCTACCGAGATGGTGAGGCAATTAGAAGAGCAATGGCAACTCTTATTTTCTTCTGCAGTTAACGTAGTATCTGGTTTGAGCCACGGCTTTCCCGAGGCTTCTAATTAACAACACGTAGATTTAGAAATGTCTTTTCATGGACTAATGATGAGCATGTGTCATGAGTGTGTGAAAGTGGTTCTAAGCAGAGTGTGCAGTTTCTAGCACAATGACTCATCTGACAGCGGCTAAGCACGTTCTGGTGTCTGATCTGAACGGTAGTATTTGCAAACTGTCTCCTTCCAGGAAGGAGTGACCAGAGGCTCTGATGAGGCAAATGACTCAGGTGGGAGTGCGGAGTAGTGGGTTCTTCACTGGGGAAAGTCAGATAATTATGACCCAAAGAAATTAGGTGGGAAAGTTAGTCAAGCCTGAAGGTTAAAAACTTAAAGTAAGGCATAATCCACTAGACTGACCCCTGTCTCTTGGAGTGGCCAGTTTCCTCCCACTTGCTTGTCTGAGAAGCACATTGAGGTACAGAGCCTGAGATTGTATCCCTGCTAGACTCTTTCTCATTTGTGGACTTTGCATAGGCACAAGAGTTCCTGGGCCTCTGGCTGTCCTGCCACGTGTCAGTTTCAGACGTGAGCATCTCCCACCTCCCACCGGGTTGCTGTAGTTACAATTAAAACACTTTGAAGAGTGCCTGGGAGGTAGAGAGTTTAGTGTTATCCTTGAGGCTCCAAATCAGGAGCCTTCCTGATTTCAGCACTTCAGACCCAAGATGCTCCAAGAATTTAGAGGGAAGGGTTAAATGCTTTTAACAGATGCGGGTGGGGCGGGCTTGGGTTCTGCTTCTTGCTATCAGTGTAGCCACAGATAAGTTATATAACCCTCTGAACTTTTCTATTTCCTTGTTAGTGAAATGGGGCTAACAGGGCCATTCCTCTGGGGGCTCCTCTAAGGCTCAGGAGACAGATAACCCCTGCCAAGGACCTGGCACCCTGGGAACTGCCGCATAAAGCAAATGGTGGCTCCTCATCCCTCCGGGCTGGCTGGAGTTCCTTCAGGTTCTAGCAGCAACTCTTTGTGTATTTCACTGCTATCTTTAACctcctgtgtgtgtctttccttacCTCCAACCTTCTTACCAGCCTTCTTTTCTCAACAACTCTGTCTCTTATCATCACGTTGGGAAGCAGCTTACCATCCTGAGCACTTAAAAGATCTTAAAGCCCCCAGATCCACTTCACCAAGGAAAACGCTTAGAATCCCTGTCTTGGTAGGCACCTCCTCTTCAGGTCAGAACTGCTGCTTTGCGATTGATGAACGGGCAACAGGTGAAAGCCAAGGAAAGAAACAAGACACCTCACGACTTGAGATTTGGCTCAATTATATATTTGccaggtattttatttttttctaaaaacaatagaaaaaaatcaactttaaaaaggaaaatgtacttaaataaaaaaattgtggttTATAATACATGGCTTGAAATCTTGTATAACTGCTATAAACGTTTTATTAAAGTTATTTACATTTAATGGCCATATGTACACAGGAGAGTTGGGTaaactttagattttttttttaaaacaattctttaaaTACAAATctgttaaaagaaacaaaacaaaaaaagatggcaagcataaaaaaatgttcttttatgCCCAAAGTCCCATTTGAGGCAGTTTACATTATGGCTAAACCTTACAGTCCAAAGACCCAGCCGAGGTTGTGAGGTTGCACTTTGACCATGCATTTGAAATAAGTTCATACAGAATGGATTGCTGAAGTTCTGTCAGAAGGAACCTTTTTCCTTACTCCCCCCTCCCCAGTAACAAATAAGAATTCATGTGCCAGTCCAGTTCCTCCCTCTCAGAGGTCGGCTTATGCACAAGAGTTCCGTAGCTGCTCAAGTTTGTGTTTCAACTGTTCTCGCCGTTTCCGCAACAAATCCCTTTCTGAAAGGAGCTTTTGCTCCTCTGCCTGGACCGACAGGATGTACGCGGTGGCTTTTTTAAGGATCACCACCTTGGGGGCCTTCTCGTTGTTCTCCAACTCTGGAATCTGGTCACGCAGGGCGAAAAAGCTCCTTTTCAGCTCGTTTCTCCTCTGGCGTTCCAGGACGTTGTGTGTCCGCCTCTTGTCATTCTCCTCGGTGTCGGAGGACCTGGGGCTGGCGCATCTGCGGTTGTTGCTGATTTGCTTCAGGACGCGGCCACTGTCCAGCTTGGCCCGCTTGGCAGCGGGGTAGTCCTTCCTAGTGGACGGGGGCGCCGCGTAATTGTGCTGATGGGTGGAGACGTGGCACCGCTTGAGGACCAGCGGGCTGTGTGGAGGTTTGCTGTGGCCCCCGGTGGAAggtgaccctgactctgacctttTGGTGGGGGGCTGCCTCTTTTCCACCGAAACAACGTCGATTTCTTCCTCATCCTCTTGTTCTTCCTCTTtaagaaaggaaacagaaatcaCTGGTTAGCAATGTTTCCCAAGGATCAATGAATGACCCGAAGGCCTCATTCACTGAATGCTATGCAAATAGCAGGCACTGGAATGTTGGAGGCCACaggccctctccccacccccaaaaaccACACAGCTCACTGCTCCTTCGCTCCGGAGAGAGAGGAGGCTTCAATGGGAGGACAATGACAGCTGGGCTGTGGTACAGACAAGAAAATTACCATTCACCAGTACATCACATTGATGCCAATTCTTACCTAAGACTTAATGAGGCTTTGGACACACCCAGAGTCAAGCACTTTCCCAAGCACCTCCTATTTTTAAGGGACTTTACCAAGAACCCTTCAGGTGTTGTGTGCATGATAGCAACTCCCCATTTTACTGGAAGTGGGAAAAAAACCAACTTTCAACTTTGCCAACAAGTCCTGGGGGATGGGCAAAGGGGGGCGGAGAGGTCTGGTTTTGGCAAGCCTTTGAAGTGTTCAGAATAGACACTTTCACCGGCTCCCAGCTCTCCGGCAGCAGGCTGGCCTGCCTCCCCTCATTCTTGTAGGGCCTGCAGCCCACTAAACTTCAACCACTTCCAGGACCTAAGGAAGGCAGACAGGCAATTCATTCACTCCTGGAGTTCAGAGTTAACCTCCTTCAAATGCCCCCTCCTCCTCAACCCCAGGTAATTAGAATGCTTAAGAGAGCTAAGAAGTGGATGGAGTTGCAAGATAAGCCAGGAGATTTAGAatcccagatgaaattcctgaggGGTGGGAGAGAAAGGAGGGGGGCAGGCAACCAGGGCGGTCTAAGTGCCCAGGGCTGGAAAGCCGGGCATACTAAAAGCCCAGGGTTCCGGAGGTCACTGGCACCTGATGGCTCCATTTCCCCTTCCAGATACTTAAACAGGCAGAATAGGCTACCGCGTCCACTTGGACTCGCCGCCAGCGTGAACAGACTGACGTGCACCCACCCAACCTCCTGCTCCATGGCAAGGCCCGGAGGGGCTTCCAGCTTACCGGAGTCGCTGCTGGTGGTGGGTGGTGTCTCCTCATGGAGCACCAGGTGCTCGGGGCTGGCCCGTGGGGAGGACTCagtggaggagagcagagagtcCGAGGACGGGGAGAAGGCGCCGGAGTCCGGAGATGTGCAGGGCTTGGGAGAGCTGCTGTCGTTGAGCGGGTAGGGGAAGACCACCGAGGGGTCGATGCACTCGGAGACAGCGGCGCTCAGGTCCTGAAGGTAGAGGCTGGAGGTAGAGCAGCCGCCGGGGCCGCGGGCAGGGTTCGGACTGTTGCTGTCCTTGCGCGCAGCCTGGTAGGAGGCGAGCTTCTCTGAGACGAGCTTGGCAGCGGCTGAGAAGCCACTCCACATGCAGTCCTGGATGATGATGTTCTTGATGAAGGTTTCGTCGTCCGGGTCGCAGATGAAGCTCTGGTTCACCATGTCGCCCCCCAGCAGTTCGGTCACCATCTCCAGCTGGTCGGCGGTGGAGAAGCTGCCTCCACCGCCGCCGCCTTCGTCTCCCCGGGGGGAGAAGGATGTGACAGCAACGTAGGAGGGCGAGCAGAGGCCGGAGCGGCGGCTCGGGGatcggggtggggtgggcagcagcTCGAATTTCTTCCAGATATCCTCGCTGGGCGCCGGCGGCTGCAGCTCGCTCTGCTGTTGATGCTGGTAGAAGTTCTCTTCTTCATCGCAGTAGAAATAGGGCTGCACGGAATCGTAGTCCAGGTCATAGTTCCTGTTGGTGGCGAAGCTGACGTTGAGTGGCATCCTGACGGCAGCCTGCTGTGGGGGTACACAAGGGGTCAGCCTTGAGTTAGGGTCTCGTCTGAACCCGAAACCCGAGAGCCAGCAAGTACATACACAGCAAGCCCCGACCACTCCCCTTCCTGCGCTACCC
Encoded here:
- the MYC gene encoding myc proto-oncogene protein → MPLNVSFATNRNYDLDYDSVQPYFYCDEEENFYQHQQQSELQPPAPSEDIWKKFELLPTPPRSPSRRSGLCSPSYVAVTSFSPRGDEGGGGGGSFSTADQLEMVTELLGGDMVNQSFICDPDDETFIKNIIIQDCMWSGFSAAAKLVSEKLASYQAARKDSNSPNPARGPGGCSTSSLYLQDLSAAVSECIDPSVVFPYPLNDSSSPKPCTSPDSGAFSPSSDSLLSSTESSPRASPEHLVLHEETPPTTSSDSEEEQEDEEEIDVVSVEKRQPPTKRSESGSPSTGGHSKPPHSPLVLKRCHVSTHQHNYAAPPSTRKDYPAAKRAKLDSGRVLKQISNNRRCASPRSSDTEENDKRRTHNVLERQRRNELKRSFFALRDQIPELENNEKAPKVVILKKATAYILSVQAEEQKLLSERDLLRKRREQLKHKLEQLRNSCA